A region from the Triticum urartu cultivar G1812 chromosome 1, Tu2.1, whole genome shotgun sequence genome encodes:
- the LOC125539628 gene encoding ATP-dependent DNA helicase DDX11-like isoform X1 translates to MPPPRQDFPAFPFAPYPIQSEFMSFLYSALSSGPRALALLESPTGTGKTLSIICSALQWLLDHRDAAPERANGSALAAAGGEDDDEPDWMRDFTPLPPKKGTSKKSETHPWRRQGTRKEGGSEKSGGIGENDGEEFLVDEYESDGEEGTRPHAAGKRAHCGGGAGGSSSSESDDEEEEEEATPKVYFTSRTHSQLSQFVRELKRTDFSGKLRTVCLGSRKSLCINMDVQKLGSASRINERCLELQKNKKSSKIKVEGDNKKGHRTKTSCRCPMLRNRSLQKQFRSEVSDHGALDIEDLAQIGRKIGTCPYYGARDMVRSADLVVLPYQSLLLKSARESLGLNLKNSVVIIDEAHNLADSLTSMYNSKVTSSQLRAVLSHLEAYLNRFQNVLGAGNRRYIQTLTVLTRSFLRCLISNEDCSSALTSLTINKFLFSLDIDNINIVKLCQYLKESNIIHKVSGYANKLFFTENGVGDLNHGQQHGEGSSITSFQALADFLRSLLYCNDDGRIIVARHKPGGHSEDAYIKFVMLCAEKTFSEVTDDAHAVIMAGGTLQPIEETRLRLFPGLLPSDIKFFSCNHIVPPESILPIAVTCGPSGKKFDFSHSSRSSPTMIEELGRFLCNIVTIVPEGIVMFFSSYDYEKQVYDAWMASGTFSKISKKKHVFREPRSSVDVEMILNKYKEAIQSCCSKGSGDTSVNGALLMAVVGGKISEGINFSDGMGRCVVMVGLPYPSPDDVELMETIKHIGNYSSTSSVAEDDESLSREDECKVEPGFGILRKSGKSGQEYYENLCMKAVNQCIGRAIRHVNDYAAMLLVDSRYSHTSSGRGFSCPVEKLPQWIKTRLTCGQNYGEVHRLLLQFFRTNKQIH, encoded by the exons ATGCCGCCGCCGCGGCAGGACTTCCCGGCGTTCCCTTTCGCGCCGTACCCGATACAGTCGGAGTTCATGTCCTTCCTCTACAGCGCGCTCTCCTCCGGGCCCCGCGCCCTCGCCCTCCTCGAAAGCCCCACCG GCACCGGAAAGACCCTCAGCATCATCTGCAGCGCGCTCCAGTGGCTCCTCGACCACCGCGACGCCGCCCCCGAGCGGGCCAATGGCTCCGCCCTCGCTGCTGCCGGCGGCGAAGACGACGACGAGCCCGACTGGATGCGGGATTTCACACCGCTGCCGCCTAAGAAGGGCACCAGTAAGAAGTCGGAGACTCACCCCTGGAGGAGGCAGGGGACGAGGAAGGAGGGGGGCTCGGAGAAATCCGGGGGGATCGGGGAGAACGACGGCGAGGAGTTCTTGGTTGACGAGTACGAGAGTGATGGCGAGGAGGGCACAAGGCCGCATGCTGCCGGGAAGCGGGCACActgtggtggtggtgctggtggtagCAGTAGTAGTGAGAGCGacgacgaagaggaagaagaggaggcgACTCCCAAGGTGTATTTCACTAGCCGCACGCATTCGCAGCTCTCGCAGTTTGTCCGGGAGCTCAAGAGGACGGATTTCTCGGGGAAGCTCAGGACGGTGTGCTTGGGGTCCAGAAAGAGCTTGTGTATCAACATGG ATGTTCAGAAGCTGGGGAGCGCAAGCCGGATCAACGAGAGGTGCTTGGAGCTGCAAAAGAACAAGAAGAGCAGCAAAATCAAG GTTGAGGGTGATAACAAAAAGGGGCACCGAACAAAGACCTCTTGTCGGTGCCCAATGTTAAGAAACAGAAGTCTGCAGAAACAGTTCAGGAGTGAAGTGTCCGACCATGGTGCATTAGACATTGAGGATTTGGCACAAATTGGAAGGAAGATTGGGACATGTCCGTACTACGGTGCACGTGACATGGTCCGCTCAGCTGACCTTGTAGTACTTCCTTACCAGTCTTTGTTGCTGAAGTCTGCCAGAGAATCACTTGGCCTTAATCTGAAGAACAGTGTTGTCATCATAGATGAGGCTCACAACTTAGCAGACTCCCTTACTAGCATGTACAACTCAAAGGTCACATCTTCTCAG TTGAGAGCAGTCCTTTCCCACCTGGAGGCATATCTCAATAGATTTCAGAATGTTCTGGGAGCTGGAAATCGACGTTACATCCAGACCTTGACAGTTCTAACACGGTCATTCCTACGATGTTTGATAAGTAATGAAGATTGTTCCTCCGCTCTGACCTCTTTGACTATAAATAAGTTCTTATTCTCCCTTGATATCGATAACATAAACATAGTAAAACTTTGTCAGTATCTGAAGGAAAGCAATATAATCCACAAG GTTAGTGGATATGCCAACAAATTATTTTTCACTGAAAATGGTGTGGGCGATTTGAATCATGGGCAGCAACATGGTGAAGGAAGCAGTATAACAAGCTTTCAGGCTTTGGCTGACTTTTTACGCTCCCTACTGTACTGCAATGATGATGGAAGAATCATAGTTGCACGGCACAAGCCTGGTGGACACTCTGAAGATGCATATATCAAATTTGTGATGCTTTGTGCAGAGAAAACATTTTCTGAG GTTACAGATGACGCACATGCTGTTATTATGGCCGGTGGAACCCTCCAGCCTATTGAAGAAACAAGGCTGCGCTTGTTTCCAGGCTTATTGCCTAGTGATATAAAATTCTTCTCGTGCAACCACATTGTCCCCCCTGAGAGTATTCTTCCTATAGCTGTTACATGTGGGCCCTCAGGCAAGAAATTTGATTTCAGCCACAGCTCAAGGAGCTCTCCTACCATG ATCGAAGAGCTTGGGCGTTTTCTTTGCAATATAGTGACAATAGTACCAGAGGGAATAGTAATGTTTTTCTCTTCCTATGATTATGAAAAACAAGTCTATGATGCATGGATGGCTTCAGGCACATTTTCTAAGATTTCTAAGAAGAAGCACGTGTTCAGAGAGCCAAGAAGCAGTGTGGATGTCGAGATGATACTCAACAAATACAAGGAGGCAATTCAATCCTGCTGCAGCAAAGGTTCAGGAGACACGAGTGTCAACGGGGCACTTTTAATGGCTGTTGTCGGTGGGAAGATCTCTGAAGGCATAAACTTCAGTGATGGTATGGGTCGTTGTGTTGTGATGGTTGGATTGCCTTATCCAAGCCCAGATGATGTGGAACTGATGGAGACAATAAAACACATTGGAAACTATTCTTCTACCTCATCTGTGGCTGAAGATGACGAGTCCTTGAGCAGAGAAGATGAATGCAAGGTTGAGCCTGGTTTTGGTATACTAAGGAAGAGTGGTAAAAGTGGTCAAGAGTACTATGAAAACTTATGCATGAAAGCTGTGAATCAATGTATCG GCAGAGCAATCAGGCATGTAAATGACTATGCTGCAATGCTGTTGGTTGACTCGCGTTACTCGCACACCTCATCAGGCAGGGGTTTCTCTTGCCCCGTTGAAAAGCTACCCCAGTGGATCAAGACACGACTGACTTGCGGTCAAAACTATGGGGAAGTACATAGGTTGTTGCTTCAGTTTTTCAGAACCAATAAACAAATTCATTGA
- the LOC125539628 gene encoding ATP-dependent DNA helicase DDX11-like isoform X2, which produces MPPPRQDFPAFPFAPYPIQSEFMSFLYSALSSGPRALALLESPTGTGKTLSIICSALQWLLDHRDAAPERANGSALAAAGGEDDDEPDWMRDFTPLPPKKGTSKKSETHPWRRQGTRKEGGSEKSGGIGENDGEEFLVDEYESDGEEGTRPHAAGKRAHCGGGAGGSSSSESDDEEEEEEATPKVYFTSRTHSQLSQFVRELKRTDFSGKLRTVCLGSRKSLCINMDVQKLGSASRINERCLELQKNKKSSKIKVEGDNKKGHRTKTSCRCPMLRNRSLQKQFRSEVSDHGALDIEDLAQIGRKIGTCPYYGARDMVRSADLVVLPYQSLLLKSARESLGLNLKNSVVIIDEAHNLADSLTSMYNSKVTSSQVSGYANKLFFTENGVGDLNHGQQHGEGSSITSFQALADFLRSLLYCNDDGRIIVARHKPGGHSEDAYIKFVMLCAEKTFSEVTDDAHAVIMAGGTLQPIEETRLRLFPGLLPSDIKFFSCNHIVPPESILPIAVTCGPSGKKFDFSHSSRSSPTMIEELGRFLCNIVTIVPEGIVMFFSSYDYEKQVYDAWMASGTFSKISKKKHVFREPRSSVDVEMILNKYKEAIQSCCSKGSGDTSVNGALLMAVVGGKISEGINFSDGMGRCVVMVGLPYPSPDDVELMETIKHIGNYSSTSSVAEDDESLSREDECKVEPGFGILRKSGKSGQEYYENLCMKAVNQCIGRAIRHVNDYAAMLLVDSRYSHTSSGRGFSCPVEKLPQWIKTRLTCGQNYGEVHRLLLQFFRTNKQIH; this is translated from the exons ATGCCGCCGCCGCGGCAGGACTTCCCGGCGTTCCCTTTCGCGCCGTACCCGATACAGTCGGAGTTCATGTCCTTCCTCTACAGCGCGCTCTCCTCCGGGCCCCGCGCCCTCGCCCTCCTCGAAAGCCCCACCG GCACCGGAAAGACCCTCAGCATCATCTGCAGCGCGCTCCAGTGGCTCCTCGACCACCGCGACGCCGCCCCCGAGCGGGCCAATGGCTCCGCCCTCGCTGCTGCCGGCGGCGAAGACGACGACGAGCCCGACTGGATGCGGGATTTCACACCGCTGCCGCCTAAGAAGGGCACCAGTAAGAAGTCGGAGACTCACCCCTGGAGGAGGCAGGGGACGAGGAAGGAGGGGGGCTCGGAGAAATCCGGGGGGATCGGGGAGAACGACGGCGAGGAGTTCTTGGTTGACGAGTACGAGAGTGATGGCGAGGAGGGCACAAGGCCGCATGCTGCCGGGAAGCGGGCACActgtggtggtggtgctggtggtagCAGTAGTAGTGAGAGCGacgacgaagaggaagaagaggaggcgACTCCCAAGGTGTATTTCACTAGCCGCACGCATTCGCAGCTCTCGCAGTTTGTCCGGGAGCTCAAGAGGACGGATTTCTCGGGGAAGCTCAGGACGGTGTGCTTGGGGTCCAGAAAGAGCTTGTGTATCAACATGG ATGTTCAGAAGCTGGGGAGCGCAAGCCGGATCAACGAGAGGTGCTTGGAGCTGCAAAAGAACAAGAAGAGCAGCAAAATCAAG GTTGAGGGTGATAACAAAAAGGGGCACCGAACAAAGACCTCTTGTCGGTGCCCAATGTTAAGAAACAGAAGTCTGCAGAAACAGTTCAGGAGTGAAGTGTCCGACCATGGTGCATTAGACATTGAGGATTTGGCACAAATTGGAAGGAAGATTGGGACATGTCCGTACTACGGTGCACGTGACATGGTCCGCTCAGCTGACCTTGTAGTACTTCCTTACCAGTCTTTGTTGCTGAAGTCTGCCAGAGAATCACTTGGCCTTAATCTGAAGAACAGTGTTGTCATCATAGATGAGGCTCACAACTTAGCAGACTCCCTTACTAGCATGTACAACTCAAAGGTCACATCTTCTCAG GTTAGTGGATATGCCAACAAATTATTTTTCACTGAAAATGGTGTGGGCGATTTGAATCATGGGCAGCAACATGGTGAAGGAAGCAGTATAACAAGCTTTCAGGCTTTGGCTGACTTTTTACGCTCCCTACTGTACTGCAATGATGATGGAAGAATCATAGTTGCACGGCACAAGCCTGGTGGACACTCTGAAGATGCATATATCAAATTTGTGATGCTTTGTGCAGAGAAAACATTTTCTGAG GTTACAGATGACGCACATGCTGTTATTATGGCCGGTGGAACCCTCCAGCCTATTGAAGAAACAAGGCTGCGCTTGTTTCCAGGCTTATTGCCTAGTGATATAAAATTCTTCTCGTGCAACCACATTGTCCCCCCTGAGAGTATTCTTCCTATAGCTGTTACATGTGGGCCCTCAGGCAAGAAATTTGATTTCAGCCACAGCTCAAGGAGCTCTCCTACCATG ATCGAAGAGCTTGGGCGTTTTCTTTGCAATATAGTGACAATAGTACCAGAGGGAATAGTAATGTTTTTCTCTTCCTATGATTATGAAAAACAAGTCTATGATGCATGGATGGCTTCAGGCACATTTTCTAAGATTTCTAAGAAGAAGCACGTGTTCAGAGAGCCAAGAAGCAGTGTGGATGTCGAGATGATACTCAACAAATACAAGGAGGCAATTCAATCCTGCTGCAGCAAAGGTTCAGGAGACACGAGTGTCAACGGGGCACTTTTAATGGCTGTTGTCGGTGGGAAGATCTCTGAAGGCATAAACTTCAGTGATGGTATGGGTCGTTGTGTTGTGATGGTTGGATTGCCTTATCCAAGCCCAGATGATGTGGAACTGATGGAGACAATAAAACACATTGGAAACTATTCTTCTACCTCATCTGTGGCTGAAGATGACGAGTCCTTGAGCAGAGAAGATGAATGCAAGGTTGAGCCTGGTTTTGGTATACTAAGGAAGAGTGGTAAAAGTGGTCAAGAGTACTATGAAAACTTATGCATGAAAGCTGTGAATCAATGTATCG GCAGAGCAATCAGGCATGTAAATGACTATGCTGCAATGCTGTTGGTTGACTCGCGTTACTCGCACACCTCATCAGGCAGGGGTTTCTCTTGCCCCGTTGAAAAGCTACCCCAGTGGATCAAGACACGACTGACTTGCGGTCAAAACTATGGGGAAGTACATAGGTTGTTGCTTCAGTTTTTCAGAACCAATAAACAAATTCATTGA